A section of the Streptomyces sp. NBC_01591 genome encodes:
- a CDS encoding LysR family transcriptional regulator — translation MNGATEEAGWWRSRKAVSQQITKLEREIRTTLLERRGRGIALTEEALHLAATAQQLLAIVERAETTLKERRGLPTGRLSIGAFASAARGLLPGVLAELDRDHPALEVRLTEVDPHLSVDLVAKGVIDLAVAHDWDIAPLPAPEGVAQAVIGDDRCDLLVPEGHRLAGRDAVRREELARERWICQPPGTVCHDWLVRTLRTAGYEPDIRHQAEENHTRLALLAAGLGVAMIPRLGRGQLPPGVVAVPLDPVPVRRLYALWRTEAARRPAITAAVSALRAHGTAVGLSQD, via the coding sequence GTGAACGGGGCCACCGAGGAGGCCGGGTGGTGGCGCAGCAGGAAGGCGGTCTCGCAGCAGATCACCAAGCTGGAGCGGGAGATCCGTACGACGCTGCTCGAGCGGCGCGGGCGCGGCATCGCGCTGACCGAGGAGGCGCTCCATCTGGCCGCGACGGCCCAGCAGTTGCTGGCGATCGTGGAGCGCGCCGAGACGACGCTGAAGGAGCGCAGGGGGCTGCCGACCGGGCGGCTGTCGATCGGCGCGTTCGCGTCCGCGGCACGCGGGCTGCTGCCCGGGGTGCTGGCGGAGCTGGACCGGGACCATCCGGCCCTGGAGGTCCGGCTGACCGAGGTCGATCCCCATCTCTCGGTCGACCTGGTGGCCAAGGGCGTGATCGATCTGGCGGTCGCGCACGACTGGGACATCGCCCCGCTGCCCGCCCCCGAGGGCGTGGCGCAGGCGGTGATCGGTGACGACCGCTGCGATCTGCTGGTGCCCGAGGGGCATCGCCTCGCCGGGCGGGACGCGGTGCGACGGGAGGAGCTGGCGAGGGAGCGGTGGATCTGCCAGCCGCCGGGGACGGTCTGCCACGACTGGCTCGTACGGACGTTGCGGACGGCGGGTTACGAGCCGGACATCCGGCACCAGGCGGAGGAGAACCACACCCGGCTGGCCCTGCTCGCCGCCGGCCTCGGGGTCGCGATGATCCCGCGCCTGGGCCGGGGGCAACTGCCGCCGGGAGTGGTGGCGGTGCCGCTCGACCCCGTACCGGTGCGAAGGCTGTACGCGCTGTGGCGTACGGAGGCGGCCCGGCGGCCCGCGATCACGGCGGCGGTGTCCGCGCTGCGGGCGCACGGGACCGCGGTGGGGCTGAGCCAGGACTGA
- a CDS encoding sugar phosphate isomerase/epimerase family protein, whose translation MKFAFSTLGVPGLPIADVVRLAAGHGYQGVELRAHPEEPVHPGISALERAAVVEEFKKGGVEILTVAGYVRAAAEGDDAPVLEELAGLVDLAHDLGAQNVRVFPGGGGLDPAEADANAARRLAAAAPHATDKGVRILLETHDSHRGGADVARVVGTVGHGQIGALWDIMHTWLAGEEPAASHAVLAPYLGYVQVKDIASAEDTEPLTLGAGVLPLGACLDTLDPDSWVCWEYEKRWHPDAAELPGLLAAGREHLLRLGAPKQ comes from the coding sequence GTGAAGTTCGCCTTCTCGACCCTCGGAGTGCCGGGGCTGCCCATCGCCGATGTCGTCCGGCTCGCCGCCGGGCACGGCTATCAGGGGGTGGAGCTGCGCGCCCACCCCGAGGAGCCGGTGCACCCGGGTATCTCGGCGCTCGAACGGGCCGCTGTCGTCGAGGAGTTCAAGAAGGGCGGCGTCGAGATCCTGACCGTCGCCGGGTATGTCCGGGCCGCCGCCGAGGGCGACGACGCGCCGGTGCTGGAGGAGCTCGCCGGGCTGGTGGACCTGGCGCACGACCTGGGCGCGCAGAACGTCCGGGTGTTCCCGGGCGGCGGTGGCCTGGACCCCGCCGAGGCCGACGCGAACGCCGCCCGGCGGCTGGCCGCCGCCGCTCCGCACGCCACCGACAAGGGCGTACGCATCCTGCTGGAAACCCATGACTCGCACCGGGGCGGCGCGGACGTGGCCCGGGTCGTCGGGACGGTCGGGCACGGGCAGATCGGTGCGCTGTGGGACATCATGCACACCTGGCTGGCGGGCGAGGAGCCGGCCGCGAGCCATGCGGTGCTGGCCCCGTACCTGGGCTACGTACAGGTGAAGGACATCGCGTCGGCCGAGGACACCGAGCCGTTGACGCTGGGGGCCGGGGTGCTGCCGCTGGGGGCCTGCCTGGACACGCTGGACCCGGACAGCTGGGTCTGCTGGGAGTACGAGAAGCGCTGGCACCCGGACGCGGCGGAGCTGCCGGGGCTGCTGGCCGCCGGGCGGGAACACCTGCTGCGGCTGGGCGCGCCCAAGCAGTAG
- a CDS encoding helix-turn-helix transcriptional regulator, with protein MRATSSVIVGRVAETGLLSNALDTASRRSGRAVFFVGDAGIGKSRLAGECAYRAYERGMPVLRGRATSTGLVVPFRPLIEALSSRFRAAGTPSDPELDPYRPALARLVPEWRQGSSPGYPETVVELAEALLRLLSVLGQDHGCVILLEDLHDSDTETIAVVEYVIDNVADLPVLLLGTLRPEPGAALDLVRSAEQRQVATVRELAPLGDADVREMTASCLEAAPDEVPQSTHERLAGRAGGNPYLVEVLLADLLDSGQLRRAGDRWEEHANPDASVPTGVVRSWSRRLDRFDEPVRELLLCAATLGSRFSVTVLQTITGFDDRTLFSHLRSAVEANIIAPDGADPDRYTFRHALTAEAVVASLAPAERAATARRAALSLAAVVHELGDEQRQLMATLQLAGGDRNGAARQFAAVGRRMLAAGASGSAVILLERARSLAHEGDLRSITESLAVAHAEAGELDTALALTAELPPVPPLSDASEQRGETHIRIAWAAVMAERVDEAAGQIRAARSILGTAVRPEQEAALDVVDGHLALLPGRADHGQQGRAQEAARRAAAVAEERNLPVVACQAWQLLALLSRERGFDEADTCLERMLAVSEQHALPVWRVEALVRLGANTFMRTGDPARLETARTAAESLGALVPTQTVDGLLAMNAVMRGEWDGAHEIIERSVAASARVRNLGAHRYLLLASATLAAHRGRRRDLDRAMVRFRRAGGEESLLVPLQLGLCRAFAALLEEDRERALADLDASLAWEREHPSFFYLSGRYGLRPLLRILDGRDGRAELDAMLESPGADLAWNQLFLRLADGVLHGREGDADRAARTVRSAVADAVAFPLARHLGLRLVAGAALTEKWGEPVSWLRASEEYFYGAGIQPVAAACRAALRQAGASVGQHRGGWDRIPAPLRTSGVTPREYEVFVLLAERPGNQQIARRLSISPRTVEKHMASLLNKTGRADRAALCEFSAECAAERD; from the coding sequence ATGCGTGCCACTTCGTCGGTGATTGTCGGGCGTGTCGCTGAGACCGGCCTGCTGAGCAATGCCCTGGACACCGCGTCGCGGCGTTCGGGGCGTGCGGTCTTCTTCGTCGGGGACGCGGGCATCGGCAAATCCCGGCTGGCCGGTGAGTGCGCCTACCGGGCGTACGAGCGGGGCATGCCGGTGCTGCGCGGCAGGGCCACGTCGACCGGGCTCGTGGTGCCGTTCCGCCCGCTGATCGAGGCGCTGTCCTCGCGGTTCCGGGCGGCCGGTACGCCCAGCGACCCGGAGCTGGACCCGTACCGTCCGGCCCTGGCCCGGCTGGTGCCGGAGTGGCGCCAGGGTTCCTCCCCCGGCTATCCGGAGACGGTGGTCGAGCTGGCCGAGGCGCTGCTGCGGCTGCTGTCGGTGCTCGGCCAGGACCACGGCTGCGTGATCCTGCTGGAGGACCTGCACGACTCCGACACCGAGACGATCGCGGTGGTGGAGTACGTCATCGACAACGTGGCGGACCTGCCGGTGCTGCTGCTGGGGACGTTGCGTCCGGAGCCCGGTGCCGCACTCGACCTGGTGCGCTCGGCGGAGCAGCGGCAGGTCGCCACCGTGCGCGAGCTGGCACCGCTCGGCGACGCGGACGTGCGGGAGATGACCGCCTCGTGCCTGGAGGCCGCCCCGGACGAGGTGCCGCAGTCCACCCACGAACGGCTGGCCGGCCGGGCGGGCGGCAATCCGTACCTGGTCGAGGTGCTGCTCGCCGATCTGCTCGACTCCGGCCAGCTGCGCCGGGCCGGCGACCGGTGGGAGGAGCACGCCAACCCGGACGCGTCGGTGCCGACCGGGGTGGTGCGCAGTTGGTCGCGGCGGCTGGACCGGTTCGACGAGCCGGTGCGCGAGCTGCTCCTGTGCGCGGCCACGCTGGGCAGCCGGTTCTCGGTCACCGTGCTCCAGACCATCACCGGCTTCGACGACCGTACGCTCTTCAGCCATCTGCGCTCCGCCGTCGAGGCGAACATCATCGCCCCCGACGGGGCGGACCCCGACCGCTACACCTTCCGGCACGCGCTGACCGCCGAGGCGGTGGTGGCCTCGCTGGCACCGGCCGAGCGGGCCGCCACGGCCCGTCGCGCGGCCCTGTCGCTGGCCGCGGTGGTGCACGAACTCGGTGACGAACAGCGGCAGTTGATGGCGACCTTGCAACTGGCCGGGGGCGACAGGAACGGCGCCGCCCGGCAGTTCGCCGCCGTCGGCCGCCGGATGCTGGCCGCGGGCGCGTCCGGTTCCGCCGTCATCCTGCTGGAACGGGCCCGCTCGCTCGCCCACGAGGGCGATCTGAGGAGCATCACGGAATCGCTCGCCGTCGCCCATGCCGAGGCCGGGGAGCTCGACACGGCCCTGGCGCTGACCGCCGAGCTTCCCCCGGTGCCCCCGCTCTCCGACGCCTCCGAGCAGCGCGGGGAGACCCACATCCGGATCGCCTGGGCGGCCGTGATGGCGGAACGCGTGGACGAGGCGGCCGGGCAGATCCGGGCCGCGCGGAGCATTCTCGGTACGGCCGTCCGCCCCGAGCAGGAGGCGGCGCTCGACGTGGTGGACGGTCATCTGGCCCTGCTGCCCGGTCGTGCGGACCACGGGCAGCAGGGGCGCGCGCAGGAGGCGGCGCGCCGGGCCGCCGCCGTCGCGGAGGAGCGGAACCTTCCCGTGGTCGCCTGCCAGGCATGGCAGTTACTGGCGCTGCTGTCCCGGGAGCGCGGCTTCGACGAGGCCGACACGTGTCTGGAGCGGATGCTCGCGGTGTCCGAGCAGCACGCCCTGCCGGTGTGGCGGGTGGAGGCGCTGGTCCGGCTCGGCGCCAACACGTTCATGCGCACCGGTGATCCGGCCCGGCTGGAGACGGCCCGCACCGCGGCGGAGTCGCTGGGCGCGCTGGTGCCGACCCAGACCGTGGACGGGCTGCTCGCCATGAACGCGGTGATGCGCGGCGAGTGGGACGGGGCGCACGAGATCATCGAGCGGTCGGTGGCCGCCAGCGCCCGGGTCCGCAATCTGGGGGCGCACCGCTACCTGCTGCTGGCCTCGGCGACGCTCGCCGCGCACCGGGGCCGAAGACGGGACCTGGACCGGGCCATGGTCCGGTTCCGCCGGGCGGGCGGCGAGGAGTCCTTGCTCGTCCCGCTGCAACTGGGTCTCTGCCGTGCCTTCGCGGCGCTGCTGGAGGAGGACCGCGAGCGCGCGCTGGCCGACCTGGACGCCTCGCTGGCCTGGGAGCGCGAGCACCCCAGTTTCTTCTATCTGAGCGGGCGTTACGGCCTGCGTCCGCTGTTGCGCATACTCGACGGCCGGGACGGCCGGGCGGAGCTCGACGCGATGCTGGAGAGCCCCGGCGCGGACCTGGCCTGGAACCAACTGTTCCTGCGACTGGCCGATGGCGTCCTGCACGGCCGGGAGGGTGACGCGGACCGCGCCGCCCGGACGGTCCGGTCCGCCGTCGCCGACGCCGTCGCCTTTCCGCTCGCCCGCCATCTGGGACTGCGGCTGGTCGCCGGCGCGGCGCTCACCGAGAAGTGGGGCGAGCCGGTGAGCTGGCTGCGGGCGTCGGAGGAGTACTTCTACGGGGCGGGCATCCAGCCGGTCGCCGCCGCGTGCCGGGCTGCGCTGCGGCAGGCGGGGGCCAGCGTCGGGCAGCACCGGGGCGGCTGGGACCGCATACCGGCCCCCCTGCGGACGAGCGGTGTGACGCCGCGCGAGTACGAGGTCTTCGTCCTGCTGGCGGAGCGGCCGGGCAACCAGCAGATCGCCCGGCGGCTGTCCATCTCGCCGCGCACGGTGGAGAAGCACATGGCGAGCCTGCTGAACAAGACGGGGCGCGCGGACCGGGCGGCCCTCTGCGAGTTCTCCGCCGAGTGCGCGGCGGAACGCGACTGA
- a CDS encoding LacI family DNA-binding transcriptional regulator encodes MTVTLADVAARARVSPATVSRVLNGNYPVAASTRERVLRAVDDLDYVLNGPASSLAAATSDLVGILVNDIADPFFGIMAGAAQTEIGGPGDGSGRAGGEKLAVVCNTGGSPERELTYLTLLQRQRAAAVVLTGGAVEDPAHQAAVSAKLAKLADAGTRVVLCGRPPLPDGEAVVAALAFDNRGGGRRLTEHLLSLGHRRIGYVAGPLERTTTRHRLEGHRDAMRAAGFTGDEERLTVHGPYDRRSGYDATLELLRHEPEVTAVVAANDTVALGASAAIRDRGLRIPEDISVAGFDDLPFSVDAVPALTTVRLPLFEAGARAGRLAMGKETPPPGGIATIAAELMVRGSTAPPRGR; translated from the coding sequence ATGACAGTCACCCTGGCGGATGTGGCGGCTCGCGCCCGGGTGTCGCCGGCCACCGTCTCCCGCGTGCTGAACGGCAACTACCCGGTGGCCGCGTCCACCCGCGAACGGGTGCTGCGTGCGGTGGACGACCTGGACTACGTGCTCAACGGGCCGGCGAGTTCGCTCGCGGCGGCCACGTCCGACCTGGTCGGCATCCTGGTCAACGACATCGCGGACCCGTTCTTCGGGATCATGGCGGGGGCGGCGCAGACCGAGATCGGCGGGCCCGGGGACGGCTCCGGCCGGGCGGGCGGCGAGAAGCTGGCCGTCGTCTGCAACACCGGCGGCTCCCCCGAGCGCGAGCTCACCTACCTCACCCTGCTCCAGCGCCAGCGCGCCGCCGCCGTCGTCCTGACCGGCGGCGCGGTGGAGGACCCGGCGCACCAGGCCGCGGTCTCCGCCAAGCTGGCCAAGCTCGCGGACGCGGGCACCCGGGTGGTGCTGTGCGGGCGGCCCCCACTGCCGGACGGCGAGGCGGTCGTGGCCGCGCTCGCCTTCGACAACCGGGGCGGCGGGCGCCGTCTCACCGAGCACCTGCTCTCGCTCGGTCACCGGCGGATCGGTTACGTCGCGGGCCCGCTGGAGCGGACGACGACCCGCCACCGGCTGGAGGGCCACCGCGACGCGATGCGGGCGGCGGGGTTCACCGGTGACGAGGAGCGCCTCACCGTCCACGGCCCGTACGACCGCCGCTCCGGCTACGACGCCACGCTCGAACTCCTGCGCCACGAACCGGAGGTGACGGCGGTCGTCGCCGCCAACGACACGGTGGCGCTGGGCGCCAGTGCGGCGATCCGGGACCGGGGGCTGCGCATCCCCGAGGACATCTCGGTGGCGGGCTTCGACGATCTGCCGTTCTCGGTGGACGCGGTCCCGGCGCTGACCACCGTACGGCTGCCGCTCTTCGAGGCGGGCGCGCGGGCGGGGCGGCTGGCCATGGGCAAGGAGACGCCGCCGCCCGGGGGCATCGCGACGATCGCGGCGGAGCTGATGGTGCGCGGGTCGACGGCACCGCCGCGGGGGCGGTAG
- a CDS encoding glycoside hydrolase family 3 protein, whose translation MHHRPSRRTLLTATAATAVVAVTGASVAPGAIAAQRSASGGPSSGQHNSAATTKRLKRIISGMTLEEKVGQLFVMRVYGHSATDPDQADIDANMAEIGVRTAAEMIARYHVGGIIYFTWAHNTRDPHQIADLSNGIQRAGLAGPTPLPLLVSTDQEHGIVCRVGEPATLMPGAMALGAGGSRSDTRRAGQIAGAELAAIGINQNYAPDADVNVNPANPVIGVRSFGSDPQSVAAMVAAQVKGYQSSGIASTAKHFPGHGDTSTDSHTGLPVIGHTRKQWAELDEPPFRAAIAAGIDSIMTAHIVVPALDPAEDPATLSHPILTGILREELGYDGVVVTDSLGMEGVRTKYGDERVPVLALKAGVDQLLNPPSLDVSWNAVLEAVKSGEISEARIDESILRILRLKTKLGLFDDPFVSHAGVDRTVGTRSHLAAADRIAERTTTLLANDGAVLPLSRRSHKNLLVVGADPASPSGTTGPPTTTLATAFGELGYAATALSTGTAPTKAKIDEAVAAARGKDAVVVATYNVSATSAQRTLVSALAATGIPVITVAIRNPYDIAQLAGTGFAANVATYSWTDVELRAAARVIAGRAEPQGTLPVPVQRADDPAQVLHPVGYGLTY comes from the coding sequence GTGCACCACCGCCCCTCCAGACGCACCCTCCTCACCGCCACCGCCGCGACGGCAGTCGTCGCCGTCACGGGCGCGAGCGTCGCCCCCGGCGCCATCGCCGCCCAGAGGTCCGCGAGCGGCGGACCCAGCAGTGGACAGCACAACTCAGCCGCCACCACCAAGCGCCTCAAGCGGATCATCTCCGGGATGACCCTGGAGGAGAAGGTCGGGCAGCTCTTCGTGATGCGGGTGTACGGGCACTCCGCCACCGACCCCGACCAGGCCGACATCGACGCCAACATGGCCGAGATCGGGGTCCGCACGGCCGCCGAGATGATCGCCAGGTACCACGTCGGCGGGATCATCTACTTCACCTGGGCGCACAACACCCGTGACCCGCACCAGATCGCCGACCTCTCCAACGGCATCCAGCGCGCCGGTCTCGCCGGCCCCACCCCCCTGCCGCTCCTCGTCTCCACCGACCAGGAGCACGGCATCGTCTGCCGGGTCGGCGAGCCCGCCACCCTGATGCCGGGCGCGATGGCGCTGGGCGCGGGCGGTTCGCGCTCCGACACCCGCCGGGCCGGGCAGATCGCGGGCGCCGAGCTGGCCGCGATCGGCATCAACCAGAACTACGCCCCGGACGCCGACGTCAACGTCAACCCGGCCAACCCGGTGATCGGCGTGCGTTCCTTCGGCTCCGACCCGCAGTCCGTGGCCGCCATGGTCGCCGCGCAGGTGAAGGGGTACCAGAGCAGCGGGATCGCCTCGACGGCCAAGCACTTCCCGGGCCACGGCGACACCAGCACCGACAGCCACACCGGCCTGCCCGTCATCGGCCACACCCGGAAGCAGTGGGCCGAGCTGGACGAGCCGCCGTTCCGGGCCGCGATCGCGGCGGGCATCGACTCGATCATGACCGCGCACATCGTGGTCCCGGCCCTGGACCCGGCCGAGGACCCGGCGACGCTGTCCCACCCGATCCTCACCGGCATCCTGCGCGAGGAGCTCGGCTACGACGGTGTCGTGGTGACCGACTCGCTCGGCATGGAGGGGGTGCGGACGAAGTACGGCGACGAGCGCGTGCCGGTCCTCGCCCTCAAGGCCGGCGTCGACCAGCTGCTCAACCCGCCGAGCCTGGACGTCTCCTGGAACGCCGTCCTGGAGGCCGTGAAGAGCGGTGAGATCAGCGAGGCCCGGATTGATGAATCGATCCTGCGCATCCTCCGGCTGAAGACGAAGCTCGGGCTGTTCGACGACCCGTTCGTCAGCCACGCGGGGGTGGACCGCACCGTCGGCACCCGCTCGCACCTCGCCGCCGCCGACCGGATCGCCGAGCGCACCACCACGCTGCTCGCCAACGACGGTGCGGTGCTGCCGCTCTCCCGCCGTTCCCACAAGAACCTGCTCGTGGTCGGCGCCGATCCCGCCTCCCCGTCCGGCACCACCGGACCGCCGACCACCACGCTGGCCACCGCCTTCGGCGAACTGGGGTACGCGGCGACCGCGCTGTCCACCGGCACCGCCCCCACCAAGGCGAAGATCGACGAGGCGGTGGCGGCCGCACGGGGCAAGGACGCGGTGGTCGTGGCGACGTACAACGTCTCGGCGACCAGCGCGCAGCGCACCCTGGTGAGCGCGTTGGCGGCGACCGGCATCCCGGTGATCACGGTCGCGATCCGCAATCCGTACGACATCGCCCAGCTGGCCGGGACCGGGTTCGCGGCGAACGTGGCCACGTACTCGTGGACCGATGTCGAACTGCGGGCCGCCGCCCGGGTGATCGCGGGCCGCGCCGAACCGCAGGGCACCCTTCCGGTCCCCGTACAGCGCGCGGACGACCCGGCCCAGGTGCTGCACCCGGTCGGTTACGGGCTGACGTACTAG
- a CDS encoding type 2 lanthipeptide synthetase LanM family protein, which translates to MAEIHAGGGERLGVSSASRPAAAAGSSADAVGLLEAERSAADGSSWADGSWWRPALTGEAVPERAPDWAVFVQDAISAAPGTAVIADEEDRPGLRGFECVLAPFTACAARRMLDGLPRRLSPCADLDAVRDDFERHLARRLARLAARTLVLELHTARQDGRLTGEAPEDRFTDFLRLTGARSGLTALFTAYPVLARILARTAIDAAAALAEMLVRFAADRPVLPGGHESRGEEAGAGRLVGVEPGAGDGHRGGRTVMLLRFEDGTRLVYKPRPLAAHRHFNELVQWFNALPGTPGLRTLALLDRGPYGWVEFVAERPCRSARQVETFYRRQGALLALLHALDGTDLHHENLIADGEHPVLVDVETLFHPPLPAAASDDPAARALHGSVHRVGLLPQLLVGDETVLDMSGIGGGQAGESPVRSVGWADAGTDRMRLVRRTARFGGSANRPRLTGTPADPSAFTRALCAGFRAGYTAIKEARTELLCAGGLLDQFACDEVRVVARPTWVYTSLLDESTHPDLMKDAAERNEVLALLGTDVLGSSALPGLLDEEIAQLWSGDVPLFTALPERTDLWSGTGLRLPGTLARTGLSLVREKLAAMDTVDRQDQERIIRAAMVTTSRKPAHASGPGPRRARTAATAPEPEQLLAAARSVGDELVSQAYSGSTRLNWIGLELLGERYWRLGPMAADMAGGYTGTACFLAQLAALTGADRYATAARDALAPLAGLLDALHSRPDDLGPVGSGAFAGLGGIAYVLAQVSDTLDDPRLGELVSPALRLTGAAAAAESDYGVRGGTAGGLVSLLAGYRTTGRADVWRGAERCAGLLREAPLPAAPGFADGAAGVGWALLRFAEAGGGEPYRASGLAALRAATGAVDCDVSWCRGRTGVALAVLDSPAAQADPLLSAWAREAAADIALAEPPPDDSLCHGELGVLELLRHGEPSSARTRWVERAGALLAAAGRTKPRCGTPGQVPHPGLLTGLAGIGHGLLRAGFPDRVPSLLLLAGPTP; encoded by the coding sequence ATGGCGGAGATTCATGCGGGCGGCGGCGAACGGCTGGGCGTCTCTTCCGCGTCACGTCCGGCCGCGGCAGCGGGTTCCTCCGCCGATGCGGTCGGCCTGCTGGAGGCCGAGCGGTCGGCGGCGGACGGGTCCTCCTGGGCCGATGGTTCGTGGTGGCGGCCGGCGCTGACCGGTGAAGCGGTGCCCGAACGCGCCCCGGACTGGGCGGTGTTCGTCCAGGACGCGATCTCCGCCGCCCCCGGGACGGCGGTGATCGCCGACGAGGAGGACCGGCCGGGGCTGCGCGGATTCGAATGCGTCCTCGCCCCGTTCACCGCCTGCGCGGCGCGACGGATGCTGGACGGTCTGCCTCGGCGGCTGAGCCCGTGCGCCGATCTGGACGCCGTACGCGACGACTTCGAGCGCCACCTGGCCAGGCGGCTCGCGCGGCTCGCCGCCCGGACCCTGGTCCTGGAACTGCACACGGCGCGGCAGGACGGGCGGCTCACCGGGGAGGCTCCCGAGGACCGGTTCACGGACTTCCTGCGGCTGACCGGCGCCCGGTCCGGACTGACCGCGCTCTTCACCGCGTACCCCGTACTGGCCCGGATCCTGGCGCGTACCGCGATCGACGCCGCCGCCGCGCTGGCCGAGATGCTCGTCCGGTTCGCCGCGGACCGTCCGGTGCTGCCGGGCGGCCACGAGTCCCGGGGTGAAGAGGCCGGGGCCGGCCGGCTGGTGGGGGTCGAGCCCGGCGCCGGGGACGGTCACCGGGGCGGACGGACCGTGATGCTGCTCCGGTTCGAGGACGGCACCCGGCTGGTCTACAAGCCGCGCCCGCTCGCCGCGCACCGGCACTTCAACGAACTGGTCCAGTGGTTCAACGCGCTGCCCGGCACGCCCGGACTCCGTACGCTCGCCCTGCTGGACCGGGGGCCGTACGGCTGGGTGGAGTTCGTCGCGGAACGGCCCTGCCGCTCGGCCCGTCAGGTCGAGACCTTCTACCGGCGCCAGGGAGCGCTGCTGGCCCTGCTGCACGCGCTGGACGGCACCGACCTGCACCACGAGAACCTGATCGCGGACGGCGAGCACCCGGTGCTCGTCGACGTCGAGACGCTGTTCCACCCGCCGCTGCCCGCCGCGGCCTCGGACGATCCGGCGGCCCGCGCCCTGCACGGCTCGGTGCACCGGGTGGGGCTGCTGCCTCAGCTGCTCGTCGGGGACGAGACGGTGCTCGACATGTCCGGGATCGGCGGTGGGCAGGCGGGCGAATCCCCGGTGCGCAGCGTCGGCTGGGCCGACGCGGGGACCGACCGGATGCGGCTGGTGCGCCGGACGGCCCGGTTCGGCGGGTCGGCGAACCGGCCCCGGCTGACCGGAACGCCCGCCGACCCGTCCGCCTTCACCCGCGCGCTGTGCGCCGGATTCCGCGCCGGGTACACCGCGATCAAGGAAGCCCGCACCGAACTCCTTTGCGCCGGAGGGCTGTTGGATCAGTTCGCATGCGACGAGGTGCGGGTGGTGGCGCGGCCCACCTGGGTCTACACGTCGCTCCTGGACGAGTCCACGCACCCGGACCTGATGAAGGACGCCGCCGAACGGAACGAGGTGCTCGCGCTGCTGGGCACCGACGTCCTGGGCTCCTCCGCGCTGCCCGGCCTGCTGGACGAGGAAATCGCCCAGCTCTGGTCGGGGGACGTGCCCCTGTTCACCGCCCTGCCCGAGCGCACCGACCTGTGGAGCGGGACCGGCCTGCGGCTGCCCGGAACGCTCGCCCGGACGGGGCTGTCCCTGGTCCGGGAGAAGCTGGCGGCCATGGACACGGTGGACCGCCAGGACCAGGAGCGGATCATCCGCGCCGCGATGGTGACCACCTCCCGCAAGCCCGCCCACGCGTCCGGTCCCGGTCCGCGCCGGGCCCGTACGGCCGCGACCGCGCCGGAGCCGGAGCAACTGCTCGCGGCGGCCCGCTCGGTCGGCGACGAACTGGTGTCCCAGGCCTACTCCGGGTCCACCCGGCTGAACTGGATCGGTCTGGAGCTGCTCGGCGAGCGCTACTGGCGGCTGGGGCCGATGGCCGCCGACATGGCGGGCGGCTACACCGGTACGGCGTGCTTCCTCGCCCAGCTCGCCGCGCTCACCGGGGCGGACCGGTACGCCACGGCTGCCCGGGACGCGCTGGCGCCCCTCGCCGGGCTGCTGGACGCGCTGCACTCGCGCCCGGACGACCTGGGGCCGGTGGGCTCGGGCGCGTTCGCCGGGCTCGGTGGGATCGCGTACGTACTGGCCCAGGTCTCGGACACGCTGGACGACCCGCGCCTCGGTGAACTGGTGTCGCCCGCCCTGCGGTTGACCGGTGCTGCGGCAGCCGCCGAGAGCGATTACGGGGTGCGCGGGGGCACGGCCGGCGGGCTGGTCAGCCTGCTCGCCGGGTACCGGACCACCGGACGGGCCGACGTGTGGCGCGGGGCGGAACGCTGCGCCGGTCTGCTGCGCGAGGCGCCGTTGCCCGCCGCACCGGGATTCGCCGACGGGGCCGCCGGGGTCGGCTGGGCGCTGCTGCGCTTCGCCGAGGCGGGCGGCGGCGAGCCGTACCGTGCCTCGGGGCTCGCCGCGCTGCGGGCCGCGACCGGCGCCGTGGACTGCGATGTCTCCTGGTGCCGGGGCCGGACGGGCGTGGCGCTGGCCGTGCTGGACAGCCCGGCGGCGCAGGCCGACCCGCTGCTGTCCGCCTGGGCGCGCGAGGCGGCGGCGGACATCGCGCTGGCCGAACCGCCGCCGGACGACAGCTTGTGCCACGGCGAACTCGGCGTCCTCGAACTCCTGCGCCACGGCGAGCCGTCGAGCGCGCGCACCCGCTGGGTGGAGCGGGCCGGGGCGCTGCTCGCGGCGGCCGGCCGGACGAAGCCGCGCTGCGGAACACCCGGCCAGGTGCCGCATCCGGGGCTGCTGACCGGCCTCGCGGGGATCGGGCACGGGCTGCTGCGGGCGGGCTTCCCCGACCGGGTGCCGTCGCTGCTGCTGCTCGCCGGACCCACCCCCTGA